TAAACTTAAGAAATAACCTGTTCAGGTAAATAAAAAAACAGGGCCGAGTCGGTCCTGTTTTTATATCTTAGCCTTCGTATATTTTCTTGGTCTGTTCGAGCATCTTGTTGAACTTGAACAGGTGGTTGGCATCGTGTTGGGCTTGGGTCGCCAGGCGTTGCTTCTTGCTTGGATCGTTTATGAGTTCAGCGACTTTGGATGCTAGGGTTCTTGAATTTTGCGGATCAATCAAGAGTCCATTAACCTGATCCGTAATCATATCCGGGATGCCGCCGACGCGAGTGGCGATGACCGGCAAACCGGCGCCCATCGCCTCGAGTATGGTGTAAGGAAAGCCTTCCTTTAGGGAGGTTGAGACGTAAAAATCGAAAGCCGGGAGAATTTCGGCGGCGTTAGCGATGCGACCGGCCAAGATGATTTTTTGGCTGACATTGCCATCCATGGCGTTGTAATCCATCGGGTGGAATTTTATGATGCGGGCTTCCAAATCACCTCGCTCAGGACCTTCGCCGATCAGGATGGCCGTAATCGGGAAGCCGTAATCGATGATGAGGTAATGCATCGCCTTGATGAGGTAATAGTAGCCCTTGGAAGGGTAGAGATTGCCGATGCTGCCGACAAGGATGGTCTTCTCGTCCGGCATCTGGGCATTCTCGATCAGACTGAAGAGCCTCTTTTTGGCGTCTTCTTTGGCGTAGTATTGATATTGCTTGATGTCGATCCCGTGATAGATCAGGGAGAGTTTGCGCGGGTCGATATGGAGCAGTTTTTCCGCCTGCTCAATGTATGATTTGTTGATACAGATAATCTTGTCTTTGTATTTCTGGGTGTAGCGCTCCAGTCTTAGGAATATTTTTTGGGACAGCGAGCTGTCTGGCTCGTTAAAGGCCCAGCCGTGCGGCGAGTAGACGACCAGCGGCTTGGCTGATCCTGATTTTTGGCAATGCACCGCGAACGAGCCGATGGTTGAAGCCTTGCGGCTGCTCAGATGCACGATGTTCGGCCGGATATCCCGTATCAGCTTTTTGATGGCGCGGTAAGCCAAAAAATCGTGAAGAGGGGACATGCGGCGGACCAGGTGCGGCAAGACGAAATAGTTGATGCCAGCCTTTTCCAATAGGCTGCCGAATTCGCCATCGCCGTTCTGA
The genomic region above belongs to Candidatus Falkowbacteria bacterium and contains:
- a CDS encoding glycosyltransferase family 4 protein, which produces MKKKILYITTESELGGSQRYILDLARNLKNEYDIVVVFGSQNGDGEFGSLLEKAGINYFVLPHLVRRMSPLHDFLAYRAIKKLIRDIRPNIVHLSSRKASTIGSFAVHCQKSGSAKPLVVYSPHGWAFNEPDSSLSQKIFLRLERYTQKYKDKIICINKSYIEQAEKLLHIDPRKLSLIYHGIDIKQYQYYAKEDAKKRLFSLIENAQMPDEKTILVGSIGNLYPSKGYYYLIKAMHYLIIDYGFPITAILIGEGPERGDLEARIIKFHPMDYNAMDGNVSQKIILAGRIANAAEILPAFDFYVSTSLKEGFPYTILEAMGAGLPVIATRVGGIPDMITDQVNGLLIDPQNSRTLASKVAELINDPSKKQRLATQAQHDANHLFKFNKMLEQTKKIYEG